From Canis lupus baileyi chromosome 16, mCanLup2.hap1, whole genome shotgun sequence:
CTGGTTGTTTTACACAGAGATAGAAAGGGGAGAGAAGATCTCTATCTCCCCTGGACCCctgaggaggaggggtgggggatggggcttTTTACCATTTATGAAGAGGGTAGGTGGTTAGAGGTAGAGAGGGGGATGCCCAGGGCCCATCTTCTCAGAGACATTTCTTCCCCAAGTCCATCTCTACTGTGGAGAAAGGAGCCAGGGGGGGTAAGGATGTGGAGGTGGCGGGGGAGTCAGAGCCCTCTGAGACCCcctacttctctctttctgcaGCTCAGACAGAAAAGAAGATGGGGCAAAGGATGAAGAGAAGGTGTAATGAGGGGAGCTTCCTAAAGACCTGCGGGGTGTAGaagatgggggttggggggcgaCCCAAGCTCACATCCCCGCTTTGCGCACTAGAGGCAGCAGAGCTGCAGAGAGTGAGGGCGGCACCAAgctcccctcacctcccccaaAGCAGAGTCCCGGTTGGGCTCTCAGGGTTTACAAGGGAAACCTGAGGTCTCCCACCCTGGTTCAAAAGAGCCTCTGAGCTGGGAGAAAGGAGTCAGGAGAAGCTGTCAAGACCTGGGATGGCAGTGCACCCCCCTTTCCTTCCGGCAGTGATGGGACCCACCCGGAGCCCCGCATTAGCCAAGCAGCGCTTTGTGCCAGGGGCTAAGTGGGAGAGGCCATGGGGCTGAGGGGGCCAGGATCTCCCATATCACCCCAGaccaggcagaggagagggggcaGTGCCCAGTCTATCTCCCTGGAATGTGGGGCTTGCATTCCACAAACCCAGCCAAGGAGCAGCCCTTGGGGTGCTGGACCCGAGTCTTCCTTAGCCAACCAGCTCACAGCGTCACTGTTCCCCCAATACTTTCTTGGAGGCTGCGGTCTCCCATACCTGCTCTGCCGACAGGCGGGAGCACTCTCTATTTGTGACAGGGTAACTTGGACCGGCTCAATCCCATCCCCCGCTGGCCAAAGCTCCCGACAGTCTTTCcctctacaagaaaaaaaaaaaaaaatccagcacaAAACTCCCCAACCCCAACACAAAGCACCCCGCGCTGAATGAAGAATTAGGGAAAAGGGAGGCACTCCAAGCCAGTGGGCTCCAGCTGAAAGGGTCCCTACTCCAGCTCTGGGGGCAGACAGCTTCCCCTTCACCACCACATCTTGTTCTCATTCTGCGCCCCTGACATCAGCCGCCGCCGGAATCTCCTTGTTGTGCCTCCAACccgcgggtgggggtgggggagttgggACCTGGTCCCCGCCCCCCAACATCTCCCTCTGGGTCAGTGAAAACCCCTCGGCCTCAAGGACCAGGTCGGGGGTGGGGATCAGACCCTAGAATCCACCTCAAACTTTGCAGCGGGGGCAGGAGGGAAACCCAGGAGATCGCagtcccccctcccccgtccccgcagcttcctccccaccccaccccccaaactcgGAAACCCAACCCAGCTCGCTAACGGGCGGCGGGCGGAGTAGAGCTCCCAGGCTCCCGAAGCTTCCCACATCTGGAGGATGACGACCCTCCCCTGCCCACATCTGGAGAGCATCCAGCTACAAACCAGCGGGGCACGTCTCCTCTCTTTCCCTGGCCCGGATCCCAGCCCCCCAAGGAGGACCGAGGTGTGTGTACCGAGGTGGGGCTGGTCTGGGGTATCCGCCAAACCTGCTCGCGTCTCCGCTCCCACTCGgaagccccctccctccctcagcgGCCCCACTCGTCTGCCCACCTTCCAGGCTCACTTCTCCGACTCACCTGGCCTTCGGTCCCCTCCCGCGGCGCGGCCCGCCCCCCTGCGGACCCCGGCCCGGCCGTCGTGCCCCGGAGGATATGGGTTACAGACCGTGCGGAGACACCAGCTCCGCGGGCGGCTGTCCTGGCTCAAGTAGAAGAAAACCACCGGGGCCAGCGCCGGGTAGGGCAGCCCCTCCGCCTCGGAGTCGGCGCTGCCCGGGTCCTTCTCcgccgaccccggccccggccggcccccggcccccgacaGATCGTTGAGCCGCATGAAGCTCCGGGGCTGTCCTGACTCCTCGGTGCccgctccatcctcctcctcgtCCATCCTCTGGCCAGCCGGGGCCCCGGGCGGTCTCGAGAGGGGCGAGCGGCGCCCCTCGGAGGAGGTGTCCTCACGCCACCGGGGGGCCCCGGCGGGGGCGCATCTGGGGGGCTCTAGGGTGCAGGCTGAGCCCCCGGGAGGGCCAGTTCAGCCCAGCTCCCCCTGCCCGCAGGGGCATGCTGCCCGCGGGGCGCCGGGTCGCAGGGCAGCCCCGCCCGGCGCGAGTCCCGCttccccagggctcctggggccccCCCGGGCCAGCCGGCCGGCTCCCCCTCACTTTGTTCCGGCTTCTTCGCTTCGCGCCCAGGCTCCGGTCGCCCGATTCGGCGCTACCTTCGGAGAAGCGGCcgggagaggggtagagagaaggGGGTCGGAGAGCGGGGCGTACCGGGGAGGGGCGCCCCCTCTTCCCGCGGCGCAGCTGGAGCAGGATCTAAGGGGTCGGCATCGTCCCGGCTCCGCGCCAgcggcggcggggggaggggaggagggctctCTTTGAGGGTGGgtttggagggggtggggggcggctctTTCCTCCGCCCCGCGGCGGGCTCACGGTCCGGGATGGGCGGGGAGACGGTGGGGGGCCGTcccgggcgggggcggaggcggaGATGCCGCCGCAGCAGCCGCCGCGGTGGCTGCCGCTGCCGTAGCTGTCGCCGGCGCCACTGCCTCCTCCTCCGGCCGAGACGCGGAGCGAGCGAGCGAAAGCGGCGGCGAGGAGCCCGGCGCACGCCACAGCTGGATCCCTCACTCCAACTTCAAGCCtcggccccgcctccccccagcCAGCCCCGCAGCCAATGGCCGCGCGCCGCCGGCTCCGAGCCCCGCGCCCATTGGCCGGCCGCCGTGGCAGCGAGGGCGGGGGCGCGGGAGAGAGAACCACAGCTGGAATTCTGTTCCCACCCCGGAGCCCAGCAccgcccctctcccctccccttgcccctgGGCCCGCTCCCGAAGGCCGGAGCCAATGAGACGGCTACCCAGACCGAACCCACTTTCCTATTGGCCGCTGGGGTCTCCGGGACTCCCCCCGAGGGAGCCCCGGGGAAGCAGAGGACTCGGCGCCGGGTCCTGGGATAGCGCCGACGGCCCCGGGGCATCCTTTGTCCACGACCCCTGAATTGGACCACAGCCGAAGGGTGGGGCTCAGCTCTGGGCGGGCCTGGAGAAGAGAGGCTGGCGGCCGGGCTGCGGGGTGTGACCAGGGTCCCGGAGGGAAATCCCCACCTGATTAATCGCCCACCCTGGAGTCGAACCGGGGAGCAGGACCGAAGAAGAGGAGGAGCGGAGAAGGATGTAAGGGATGTAGGGGGTAGGGCttcaggctgggggtggggtggggggatggtctTGGGGAACCGGGAGGAGCCGAGGGAAGTCAGGGGCTAGCAAGGTCTGCGTGTGCTTTCCACCTGCCTCTCAGCCCTGTAGACCCCTTCTGCGGCTTTGACCCTGACCTTCTAATCCTGACCCGCTGACCCTAACCTCAAGTCAACACTCCAGCCCCTAGGAATCCTTTGAAGGCTCTGGATTTCTCTCAGGGGCTTAGTGCTTGAACACGTGGCCCCAGACAGGTCATGTCGAGCCCAGGGCCCCCAGAGCAGCtgaggatgcagagagaggctCCTGCGAAGGGACCTGCTGGGGCCTCGACTATGAGGGAGGGGGTGGAAACACGGAGCTGGGGTTTCTGAGTCTTGGCCTGCAAAGTGTCACCAACCCTCCCCGCGCCCCACTCCGTGCCTCAGCTTTTCCCTCTGAGTGCCAGTATGGCTGGGGGGCCGTCCGCAGGACAGGAGCTTCGCGTGGCCGCCCTCCTCGCATGCCTCTGTTCTACCCAGAGCGTGTCCTCGAGGCTCACACGCACGTGCACAGCCCGGGCCTCGCCCCGCCCCTGCTCCCCGAGTCCCCGGGCTCAGCCAGCTCCAGCCCCctctcgccgccgccgccgccgccgccgccgccgcccccccaaGGCTGCAGGTGCCCGGAGCAGAGCGCCGCGGGAGAGCTGGGCGCTGGAGTGAGGTAGGTCGGGGAGGGCATCGAGCATCAGACGTCGGGAAGCGCTTCCCACCTCTGGGAAGGTAGACACGGCCGCGGCGGAACCAAGCAGGTCAGTCAATTCTCTGTCCCAAATATTCGGGTCGCTGACGCCACAGCGGAGAGGCAGGGGCATGGACCGGGTGAcctcccaacccccgccccccgactCCCGAGGCTGCGCCACCCGCCACCCGCGCAGGCCCCGCGCGCCTCCAGCCGCCTGCGGCGAGTGTCTCAGCTCCCTCGCGGGCGGCTCGCAGGGAGTGCGGCGGGGAGGGCCACGCCGCTGCAGCCTCCCGGGTTGCCCTTTCCCCAAATCCGAGCACCGAGTTGTGTAAATGAGGCCGAGCTCATTTGCATTTCATGCTAATGAGCAGATCCCTTAAGTGCCTTTCCCTCCTGGCGGGAGTCTCTGCTCTCATTCCGCGTGTGTGCGGTGCCAGGCTTGAAGTCTCAgcggtcttctgggagaggggcctatTTATGGTTCACTCCACGTGTCTGACACCTTCGTCTGCAGTCTGCCTCCTCGGCCTGCCCTTCCCCGATGGGGTCAAGAAGCCCCAGGGCTGACACCGGGACGTAGTGACTTTAATCATCCCTGCTTTGCAAAGGGGATGATGAGCCCAGAGAGGCTGGCCCAGCCCAATGGTCAGGTTTCCTGGTGGTCCACAGGCCTCATGTCTAGATCCCTCATCCAAGCCACCCCTGTCTCTGGGCTGAACTCTGTTCTAGAACATACCCAGAAAGGGGGCAGGGTGTGGGGCAGATACACATTACTTCCCTTGCCTCGGGGCCTGGGGTGACCTGCCACCTAAAGCATCCTGATCCCTGGGCCGGGGGCAGCAGGGGACTCTGACATCCAGTCAGAGATGCTATCTTCAcctgagtggggggatggggaggaggtaGGCAGGACCTACAGAGAAGGCAAAAGAAGGGGTGAAACCATCTTTAAGTCTCACCCTTCCAGCCTCGGCTTTGCCATCACCTCCCCAGAGCAGCCTTTTTCAGCAAGTACTGTGATGCTACATGTGCCAAGGTGCTGAGGACACAGTACTAAGCCAGACCAGAATCTGGAACCTCATGGCTCTTCATGTTGCTGTATGTAAGGAAATGATTGTCTGCCCCTCTAGGATCTCTGTTCCCTCAGGGCAAGGGTTACGTCCATTCTGCTCACCACAGCCTCCTCTGCTCCAGTTTGGCACACAGTGGGTACTTAGTAAATCTTTGTTAGATGAATGAGTAACCTCAGGCAGGGAGGAGAATGAGGGATGGGAAATTTCTTGAGGCTCAGTTTCCTAACAAAGAAGTTAGGCCAAAGCCTTGTCTAAGATTTCCTCTGGGTTTGGGGGAGAGCCTCCATATAGGACCTGCTCTGTcagcccctccaggcccctccagcCCTCTCCCCTTTACACCTCCCGCACAGCCTGGCTGGCTCCCTCAGGAACTGAGACAATCTTCCCATCTGTGAGGCGCTCTGCTCAGCGATGATACATCATCCCGTATAGTCACCTCACAGCCTCACAGTGGGGTGGTGGTTGTCCCATTTTTTAGATAAGAAGACCGAGGCTCAGGGAGATGAAATTAGGTATAGGATTTCTCAAACGGTGAGGTCCCATCTTCACTGGCGCCAGCTCCCAGCTCCTCCAGGACAGCCTTGCTGGCAGAGAAAGGACCACACGCAAGAGGGACTGGCCAAGGGAAGAGAGGTGGCAGATGTAAAAGCCCCTATCCGAGCAAGACTGATGTTCAGCTTTGCCCTAGTCAGAAAATGCTAGCTCTCCCGCAAGCCTAACTCTTTCAGGCCCTAACTCCTTCCTTTGAACTGATTACAGAATCCCGTTagcaggggaagggaaagaggacaCAGAGCAGAAGGAAGACTGGCTAGAGGGGTAGGAGACACCAAATGCATCCCCTTTCACAGCCGTGCCTCTACCTCCTGGGGGAAGAGGAAGGCTCAGTGATTTTTATTGTCCCCCGAAGACCACGGAAAGAACCAGATATGCTGAGTGGTCTCAGGCCAGTCTTTGATCTCTCTGGGCCTTGAGTATCCATCCATAGGAGGCCAGAGGTACCTGTCTTGCCACCTCATTCTTGAGGGTCAATGAAACAGAGACAGAGGGTTTTGCAGACTGCCTAGGTTTTccagagccagggctggggcagccAAAAAGGCCACCTGTGCTTCCCCGGCTCCACCCTCCCTCCTCGCCGCCTCCCAGACCTGGCTCCACTTGCCCAGGCCTTGGACTTCCTGCTTGGGGCTGAGCAGGCTCCAGCCAGAAAAGGGCCACCTGACCTTGTTGGCTGGAGCCCTAATCCTCTCCAGATGGGCCGGTGGCTTGCACCGAGGGCCCAGCTGCCCAGTCAAAGCTGAGCCTGGTCCCCTGACCATGTGTGGCAGTGTGTGACCATGTGCAGAACTTGCAGGGACACTTCAGTCTCCTGTTCCTGCCCACTGCTGACATCTCCACAAGCAGTGGCCCCATTTGGGTGTCATCTCTAGCAGCTTCTTCTGGCTGGCCGTACTGCTTGGCTCTGGGACTTCAAGGGTACCCAGGCTCAGCAGATCCCCCTCAAGGGTACGGGGAGGGAGACagctccttcccctttccctgcctGTCAGCCCCATCCCACTACACCTGCCCTTCCCAAAGCACGCTTCCCAGTGCCATCCCAGCGGTGGAAGCTAGATGGGGTTTCTGGGGGTCTGTGAAGATGCAGAGGTCAAGGACAGGGCTCGGGAGCATCTGAAgggactggaggaggacacagaaGAGTATCATCTTTCCCTCCAGCAGGAAGGACTCAGATTTGGAGAAGAATTTCCAACCCAatatatgttccaaatgaaagagaacCCTCCTTGGACTGGTTGGTATGAAAGCGGGGGCATGGACGATATGACCTCCTGTAGGGGGCCTTGGTTCCATCCTGGGGTAAGGGGGAGCAGCTAAATGGACATCCCAAAATAAACATCCCTGGTCCAAAGAACAACAGCTCCCATGATGTACCGAAGCATATGCAAATGTCATCATTCCTGAAAAATAAACGCTCATATAAAACATCCCCTTCCTTTTCCCCAGCTTAGAACAGGAgacagggggaaggggaggtcagGATCCTTTCCTAACCCCGCTGAAGGCCAGGCTCAGCCTATATCCCTTCTCCAGGGCAAGGCtgcaccccaacccccagccctgGCAGGCATTACAGGCTCCCCTACCCTGAGCTTCATTCAAGCTGCAATGACCACAGACTGGGGCAGTGTCAGCCCAGAGACCTCTGAAGGTGAAGAAGGAATTGGAGAAGGCAGAGGCGTCAGCTAGAGgtcccccccaacacacacacaagcaaggcTGAGGCCCCAAGGTTCCCACGGGATGCTGTTAGGTTTATTCCAGGGTGAGTGGGTGCCCATGGGGGGGATGGTGAGGATGGCCGAGGGCGTCTGGTGACAGGGCGCCCAGGGATGGCCACAGCATGCACAGGGCCCTACTGGGCCTGAGTCTCCGGCCAGCTGGGAAGCTcggcctcctgcccctgcctgaCACGGTCGAGGAAGTCATTGGTGTAACAGTTTCCGTAACTCGCAGGGCTCCGTGATGGGCATTGAGCAAGCTTGGTCCTCACACACGTAGGCCGTGGCCCGGTCTTCCAGCCGCCGCAAGGTACTCAGGAAAGGCAGCTGGCGGGACAGGAAACTGGAGGGGTCCCCGTTGGCCAGGATCAGCACCTGTGGTAGCAGAAAAGTAGACAGTCACCTGGGGGCTACTGGGACACTGGCAGGGCCCACAGTGGTTTTCCTCTCCTGGGGCCACCAGAGGAGGGGATAGTGGAGAgctgcagaggggcaggggggcccCCAGGCAGGAGAGttgggaggctggggcagggctcACAAACTCTAACCTTGTTAGGGATGTAGATGGAGTGGACACACTGCAGCAGAGCCTTGGTATCCTTGGCCTGGGGATCTCCACAGATCACGATCTGGCCAGAACAGAGAGGTAACtccaggagcaggggtggggagctggaTCCAGACCTACCAGGGGTTCCCTGTTCCCTCCACTCTGCACTATAGCCCCAGGAAGGAACAGGGATGCAGCTGAGCATCCTCCAGACCAGCTGCCAGGAGGCTGCCTCGGATTCAAGCTCAGCAAGTGGGAACATGGACGCACGTACATAAGAACACATAAAGTGATGGTATCCTACACAGCAGTGGGATACAAACCCAGGGAGACGCACCCACAGGTGCAGACATcagcacacaacacacacacacatacacatagaagCAGAGGTGTGCAGGTAAACATGCAAATATAATCAGGGCAAATCTGAACATGGCACATACATACTGGTGAACACACTAGCACACACTCGGCAGGCATGCAGATGCACAGTCACACACCTCCAGAGGCACACATATTTAGACATGCACACCCAGCAATAATGTAAATAGGGATTTGCACACAGATAAGCACATGCCTGCCCACACAATGGCAGCCCCAACCAcacagatacagagacagagaaacactTCACCAACCGCAGGGACCCATCTCtagcccctgcctcctgccctctctgctcTGAGTACCCCAGTAGCAGGCGCTCACACAATCATTTACCCAGGCCAGAGGCCTGGCCCCTCAGATGCACACTCACTTGGATACCTCCACTGCCTAGAGCAGCTCGTATGGATATTCCCATGGAGACACCTGCACACACTCCTCGACGGCCACACACTCACAGACCTGAGCTCTGGGGGACAGCTCCAGGAGCCCCACCCCATGCCCCCAGCCCCCgatcccttcctctcccctcccccgggTCCTAGCATGAGTGCCCTCACCCCCACACACCTGCTTGAGGGTCTGCTGGTGGGCTGAGAGGGCGCGGACCATCTCTGGCAATGCCACAGGGACACGGCGCATGCGCTCGGAGAAGGCAgtcaagagacacacacacttgTCCATCCAGTCTTTGTGACCCGTAAAGCCGTGCATCCGAAGCAGGTTGTGGGCCGACACAGAGTTGGCACTGGGCTCTGCGCCATCCTGGTCTgcaggggacagggtggaggGGGTAGTAAGGGTCAGTCACAGGGTCCCGGGACCCAGCCCCAGGACAGTGACCACAGTGGTGGCGgatggggatgggatgggaaaGAGTCCACCCCGGCCCAATCCTGCCCCAGCTCTGATGCCCGGCACTTGCTGACCTCTTGCTCTCTCAGCCACTTGGCACGGGGCTGAACATTTGGTCCCCCGGCTCCCCCATCTATGGACTCCTCAATCCAGCTACACAGCTGCTCAGCTGCTCAACCAGAGTGCCATCATCCTTGCCGCTCCCCACCTTTCCCCTACTTCCCACTTCTAATCCACCCAGTCTGCTGGGTCCATGGCCAGAGTAGACCTAAATCTCACCACTTCTACCCATCTTGTACTTCCAGCTTTTCCGCAGCATTTGCCCACCCTCGCTGGGACTGAATGCCACTGATGGCCTCCTGACTAGTCACCCGGTTTCCCCTGCCCCCCTTCGGAAGGGCCTTTTGTCCACCTGCAGTCAGAATGATATTCCTAGAACCTCACCGGACCAGCCCACGACCTACTTAAAACCCTTCAGAGATTTTCACTACTTGCCAGGCCTATAAgaccctgcagggacccagcttGGCCTAAGAGGGCGCCTCCCCTCCACTAGCCTCCGTCCCATCCCCCATCCTCCAGGCTTCTCAGAGTTGTTGGCTAAGTGATGCTTGTCCCGGGTTTGAGTCCATCCCCCTCACAGAGTTAGGTCCCACTGTTGTTCTCCAGCAGGGTCCTTTCATTCCTTCAGCTAACATTTGTGGAGCACCTGCTAATGTACCAGGCCtatgctaggcactggggatgatgcagaaggaaaagaagaaaagtcttgCTCCCAAGATGCTtacattttgggggggggggcaccattAACATACCAGATGTGTCAGGTAATGGTGAGCAGTACTAAAATGCAAGGGGCCAGGCGCCACTACTCTATGACGCTCCTGTTGTAACTACCCATCTGTGCGTGCACTTTTGTAGTGGTCATTACTATTTATTAGTTGTTTCCCCTGCTACATTGTATTTTGTGAGGGTAAACCTTGAATGATCTATGAATCCAAGCACCCAGTTACTGCTGCCAAGTGTGTTCGTGGAATAGCTCGATCCATCTCTGTATCCACCTGTAAGTTAGTACCAATGCTAGCTCTGTTTCATGCATTAGGAAACAGGCTCTGGAATATAATAAGACCAACTCCAAGTCAATTGGTGAACAAATAATTGGTGGAGATGTGAACCCAGGCTGGCTCTTTACCACCACGCTGCGCTTATGCCTCCCCCAGGGAACCCAAGCCTTAACTGGGTCGAGGTCAGCCCCACACCCACCACTGACCGTCCTTCAGACGCAGGGGCAGGCCAGCCCCTAGCTCAGCCTCACTGCAGAAGTAGCCACCGCCTTGGGAGTCCCAGAAAAGCCTGTCCTGCGTGTCCTGCAGCCGCAGAGCCCACTCGAGCCATGAGCTCTCCTGCGAAGCTTCGTACAGGTCCAGTAGGCCCCGCACTACAAAGGCATAGTCCTCCAGAAAGCCCCAGCAGGGTGGGTTGCTGTGGGGACAGGCATTAGGGAAGGGGCTGCGgacaggccgagggagagagGCTTTCCCAGAGGAGGCCCTCTACCTGCCCTTTCATTTAGCCTTTAAGATCTATCTCTTGGTGGGTACCTTTAGCCCACTTCCTGGATGAGTAACTGGGCTCAGGGAAGGTTAGAGCTCATAGCCAGCAAATGGAAGAGCAGGGATTGGCGCCtaccaggagggagggagagggacggAGATAGGTCCGCGATGCCCAGGGAGACCGGCCTTCCCAAGCTGTCCTGGCCCTGACCTGTGCTCCACAGTTCCCCCAGGGCCTGCATAGCACGTCCGCATCAGGCGCCCACTGGCCACATCAAACATATGCCGCTTCAGGAACTTGGCACCATTGATGGCATAGTTGATCAGCCTCTCCTGGCCCAGGACAGCCCCAGTCACAGCATAGCCAGACACCATCAGTCCTGGAGGGAGGAGACACTAGACACTTCAGGAGAAGCCAGCTGGACCCTTCCAGGTATGTCCGCCCTGACCCTCCAAGCCCCCGACACCTCTCTGGAGCAGTGGGTAAGAACTCCTGGCTCCTGAGTGTGACCTAGGGTGGGTCACTTCGGCTCTTTAAGCCTCGATTGGCTCATTTGTAAATTGGGAATGATAAACCCGATAAAGGGAGAACTGATATCTAGCAGGTGCCTGACAGATAGGAGGGGCCTCTTGAAGGATAAAATCTGTCAACAGGATCAGGCCGCAGACATGGCCACCCCACCGTTCCAGGCGGCCAGCATCTTGCTGTCCAGGTGTGGCTTTGGCCGATGTTTCCGGGCCTGAAAGAGCTTCTCCAACCCCGTATTGAGCAAGGTCCGGACGGCATCTACGTCCAGGCCAAAGCGGGCAGCGGTCAGTTCCAGCGAATAGCGGACGGTCAGCACATTCTGGCCCTGCAGCTCCCCCTTGGGGTCCTGAGGAAAACAGCCCTGGTGAGAGGGCGTCACCTGGCCTGCTGGCTTCAGGGCCCCTCCATCCCGGACAGCCCAGCATCCTCACCTGACTGGGGCTGATGTTGCCAGCCTCTGTGAGCCCGTAGTGCTTCATGAGGAGCTGGCCCGAGGTCAGGGGCTCGGTGGCGTCCAGCACAGGCTCAGGAAGGAGGTTCTGGACCTCCTTGACCGTCCACACATAGAAGGCCCCCTCTCTGGGCCGCATGCCCCGCTCTGGGGGTGAGTCTGCGTCCTCAGCGCTGTAGAAGCCTCCAGACTGTGGGAAGAGGAGAGTTGGCTGGCCCCTGCCTTCAGGGCGGCTGAGGCCCCGAGCCCTCCTGCCGCCAGGCCCGCCTGCCTCAGTGGACACACACCCGATGACTCAGGTTCCGAGCCACGTACTGCAGGATGCCTTTGGCAACATCGGAGTAGAACTCGTCACCAGAGAtctgaggtgggaggagggaggtctGTAAACAGAGGTCTCTGGGTGGCCTGGGTA
This genomic window contains:
- the SPATA20 gene encoding spermatogenesis-associated protein 20 isoform X2, yielding MSHLSSPPQKQKGEHKGRGLPRGSERGSSSRDKDRSATVSSSVPMPIGGKGSRTNCSPSVPQKVPNRLINEKSPYLLQHAYNPVDWYPWGQEAFDKARKENKPIFLSVGYSTCHWCHMMEEESFQNEEIGHLLNEDFVSVKVDREERPDVDKVYMTFVQATSSGGGWPMNVWLTPNLQPFVGGTYFPPEDGLTRVGFRTVLLRIREQWKQNKNTLLENSQRVTTALLARSEISMGDRQVPPSAATMNSRCFQQLDEGYDEEYGGFAEAPKFPTPVILNFLFSYWLSHRLTQDGSRAQQMALHTLKMMANGGIRDHVGQGFHRYSTDRQWHIPHFEKMLYDQAQLAVAYSQAFQISGDEFYSDVAKGILQYVARNLSHRSGGFYSAEDADSPPERGMRPREGAFYVWTVKEVQNLLPEPVLDATEPLTSGQLLMKHYGLTEAGNISPSQDPKGELQGQNVLTVRYSLELTAARFGLDVDAVRTLLNTGLEKLFQARKHRPKPHLDSKMLAAWNGLMVSGYAVTGAVLGQERLINYAINGAKFLKRHMFDVASGRLMRTCYAGPGGTVEHSNPPCWGFLEDYAFVVRGLLDLYEASQESSWLEWALRLQDTQDRLFWDSQGGGYFCSEAELGAGLPLRLKDDQDGAEPSANSVSAHNLLRMHGFTGHKDWMDKCVCLLTAFSERMRRVPVALPEMVRALSAHQQTLKQIVICGDPQAKDTKALLQCVHSIYIPNKVLILANGDPSSFLSRQLPFLSTLRRLEDRATAYVCEDQACSMPITEPCELRKLLHQ
- the SPATA20 gene encoding spermatogenesis-associated protein 20 isoform X3; this translates as MSHLSSPPQKQKGEHKGRGLPRGSERGSSSRDKDRSATVSSSVPMPIGGKGSRTNCSPSVPQKVPNRLINEKSPYLLQHAYNPVDWYPWGQEAFDKARKENKPIFLSVGYSTCHWCHMMEEESFQNEEIGHLLNEDFVSVKVDREERPDVDKVYMTFVQATSSGGGWPMNVWLTPNLQPFVGGTYFPPEDGLTRVGFRTVLLRIREQWKQNKNTLLENSQRVTTALLARSEISMGDRQVPPSAATMNSRCFQQLDEGYDEEYGGFAEAPKFPTPVILNFLFSYWLSHRLTQDGSRAQQMALHTLKMMANGGIRDHVGQGFHRYSTDRQWHIPHFEKMLYDQAQLAVAYSQAFQSGGFYSAEDADSPPERGMRPREGAFYVWTVKEVQNLLPEPVLDATEPLTSGQLLMKHYGLTEAGNISPSQDPKGELQGQNVLTVRYSLELTAARFGLDVDAVRTLLNTGLEKLFQARKHRPKPHLDSKMLAAWNGLMVSGYAVTGAVLGQERLINYAINGAKFLKRHMFDVASGRLMRTCYAGPGGTVEHSNPPCWGFLEDYAFVVRGLLDLYEASQESSWLEWALRLQDTQDRLFWDSQGGGYFCSEAELGAGLPLRLKDDQDGAEPSANSVSAHNLLRMHGFTGHKDWMDKCVCLLTAFSERMRRVPVALPEMVRALSAHQQTLKQIVICGDPQAKDTKALLQCVHSIYIPNKVLILANGDPSSFLSRQLPFLSTLRRLEDRATAYVCEDQACSMPITEPCELRKLLHQ
- the SPATA20 gene encoding spermatogenesis-associated protein 20 isoform X1, with the translated sequence MSHLSSPPQKQKGEHKGRGLPRGSERGSSSRDKDRSATVSSSVPMPIGGKGSRTNCSPSVPQKVPNRLINEKSPYLLQHAYNPVDWYPWGQEAFDKARKENKPIFLSVGYSTCHWCHMMEEESFQNEEIGHLLNEDFVSVKVDREERPDVDKVYMTFVQATSSGGGWPMNVWLTPNLQPFVGGTYFPPEDGLTRVGFRTVLLRIREQWKQNKNTLLENSQRVTTALLARSEISMGDRQVPPSAATMNSRCFQQLDEGYDEEYGGFAEAPKFPTPVILNFLFSYWLSHRLTQDGSRAQQMALHTLKMMANGGIRDHVGQGFHRYSTDRQWHIPHFEKMLYDQAQLAVAYSQAFQTSLLPPQISGDEFYSDVAKGILQYVARNLSHRSGGFYSAEDADSPPERGMRPREGAFYVWTVKEVQNLLPEPVLDATEPLTSGQLLMKHYGLTEAGNISPSQDPKGELQGQNVLTVRYSLELTAARFGLDVDAVRTLLNTGLEKLFQARKHRPKPHLDSKMLAAWNGLMVSGYAVTGAVLGQERLINYAINGAKFLKRHMFDVASGRLMRTCYAGPGGTVEHSNPPCWGFLEDYAFVVRGLLDLYEASQESSWLEWALRLQDTQDRLFWDSQGGGYFCSEAELGAGLPLRLKDDQDGAEPSANSVSAHNLLRMHGFTGHKDWMDKCVCLLTAFSERMRRVPVALPEMVRALSAHQQTLKQIVICGDPQAKDTKALLQCVHSIYIPNKVLILANGDPSSFLSRQLPFLSTLRRLEDRATAYVCEDQACSMPITEPCELRKLLHQ